The following coding sequences lie in one Vicia villosa cultivar HV-30 ecotype Madison, WI unplaced genomic scaffold, Vvil1.0 ctg.000368F_1_1, whole genome shotgun sequence genomic window:
- the LOC131627587 gene encoding probable polygalacturonase, producing MPFKPLNNNRWLKNNRVISHQNMKSSSFQNSYVIGVISIVLILGSVVECGTPSSELNAFDYPAINCRKHSAVLTDFGGVGDGKTSNTKAFNSAITNLSQYANDGGAQLIVPPGKWLTGSFNLTSHFSLFLQKDAVILASQDESEWPQLPVLPSYGRGRDAPDGRFSSLIFGNNLTDVVITGNNGTIDGQGSYWWGKFKKDQLKLTRPYMIELMYSNQIQISNLTLVNSPSWFVHPIYSSDIIINGLTILAPVDSPNTDGIDPDSCTNVRIEDNYIVSGDDCIAIKSGWDQYGIKFGKPSQQIVIRRLTCISPDSATVALGSEMSGGIQDVRIEDITAITTESAIRIKTAVGRGGFVKDIFVKGMNLDTMKYVFWMIGSYGSHPDEGYDPKALPEIKGINYRDVTAKNVTFAAKLEGISNDPFTEICISNAKIEVNEVKKKKLPWNCTDVAGVTSNVSPKPCELLPEKEKMDCPFPSDKLPIESVQFKTCSFKSSSFY from the exons ATGCCATTTAAGCCACTAAACAATAACCGTTGGTTGAAGAATAACCG TGTCATATCTCATCAAAACATGAAGAGTTCAAGTTTTCAAAATTCCTAT GTTATTGGTGTGATTTCTATAGTTCTGATATTGGGATCAGTGGTTGAATGCGGAACACCTAGTAGTGAATTGAACGCTTTCGATTATCCTGCAATCAATTGCCGAAAACACAGTGCAGTTTTGACAGATTTTGGTGGTGTTGGTGATGGAAAAACCTCTAACACAAAGGCTTTTAATTCAGCAATAACTAACCTAAGCCAATATGCAAATGATGGTGGTGCACAACTTATTGTTCCACCAGGTAAATGGTTAACTGGAAGCTTCAACCTCACAAGTCATTTCAGTCTTTTTCTCCAAAAAGATGCCGTCATTCTTGCATCTCAG GATGAATCAGAATGGCCTCAACTTCCAGTTTTACCGTCTTACGGAAGAGGTAGAGATGCACCTGATGGAAGGTTTAGCAGTCTCATTTTCGGAAATAATCTCACTGATGTTGTAATTACCGGTAACAACGGAACAATTGATGGACAAGGTTCATATTGGTGGGGCAAGTTCAAGAAGGATCAACTGAAACTCACTAGACCATACATGATTGAACTCATGTACTCTAATCAAATCCAAATATCTAATCTCACTTTGGTCAATTCCCCATCTTGGTTTGTCCATCCAATTTATAGCAG TGACATAATTATAAATGGACTTACCATTCTTGCACCTGTTGACTCTCCAAACACAGATGGCATAGACCCTG atTCATGTACAAATGTTAGGATTGAAGACAACTACATTGTGTCTGGTGATGATTGCATTGCTATAAAAAGTGGATGGGATCAATACGGAATCAAATTTGGAAAGCCATCACAACAAATAGTCATAAGAAGGTTAACATGTATATCACCTGATAGTGCTACGGTTGCATTAGGGAGTGAAATGTCAGGTGGAATCCAAGATGTTAGAATTGAAGACATAACTGCAATCACAACAGAATCAGCTATTAGAATCAAAACAGCCGTGGGTAGAGGCGGATTCGTGAAGGATATTTTTGTCAAAGGAATGAACTTGGACacaatgaaatatgtgttttggaTGATAGGCTCTTATGGATCACACCCTGACGAAGGATATGATCCAAAAGCATTGCCTGAAATTAAAGGAATTAATTATAGAGATGTTACTGCTAAGAATGTGACATTTGCTGCAAAACTTGAAGGAATTTCTAATGACCCTTTTACAGAAATATGTATTTCTAATGCGAAGATCGAAGTGAAtgaagtgaagaagaagaagcttccaTGGAATTGTACAGATGTTGCTGGAGTTACAAGTAATGTGAGCCCTAAACCTTGTGAGTTACTGCCAGAGAAAGAGAAAATGGACTGTCCTTTTCCAAGTGACAAATTGCCCATTGAAAGTGTTCAGTTCAAGACTTGTTCTTTCAAAAGTAGTAGCTTCTACTGA
- the LOC131627556 gene encoding uncharacterized protein LOC131627556 → MSKENRYAPLLAASSSDVYIKDPNKSSRISYTRSFLLSLAKAKADSYRMLKMSKEIKFAMSCMYEGSIDLLPSPYSELDSDSPKVYASKVLDNVNLLHKSNKPYLPPCRNKALSSSSGDSNGSLKTDISGSSECTNQEVQAELDSSDCSSRNVSPAKLPKSEELWETYLYLEPPLIHDVQIQQDSELKSSNTSFEDCSSSISGFSFPDEDSLVTYDGPFSTLEVEIPPSIDSFMSSPESNLTEDDLDSPDSTFEMIKSLIESVLDGDDDDYDDDYYNFDKDNSSMDDIMSELVQHRARVAKLNLSYPQLNLGRGLFSVSSHSCLCGKICHSDHELRRFGLGAGESMFQQGIMPSLEVPSWKEKTNLMQNCFEYQHPGYDCSVKGTPDSLGDGNGVIGSFEDRKLGASQFMGGFY, encoded by the exons ATGAGCAAGGAGAATCGATATGCACCACTCTTAGCAGCGTCTAGTTCCGATGTTTACATCAAAGATCCTAACAA AAGTTCAAGAATATCATACACAAGAAGCTTTCTTCTCTCTTTAGCAAAAGCTAAAGCTGATAGTTACAGAATGCTGAAAATGTCAAAGGAGATTAAGTTTGCAATGTCTTG CATGTATGAAGGTTCAATTGATCTCCTACCCTCACCTTATAGTGAACTAG ATTCTGATAGTCCGAAAGTTTATGCGTCAAAGGTTCTGGATAATGTCAATCTACTGCATAAGAGTAATAAACCATATCTGCCTCCATGTCGCAACAAG GCACTATCTTCTTCAAGTGGAGACAGCAATGGCTCACTAAAGACTGACATATCTGGATCTTCTGAGTGTACAAATCAGGAAGTGCAAGCAGAACTAGATAGTTCAGACTGTTCAAGTAGAAACGTTTCTCCTGCAAAGCTTCCAAAGAGTGAGGAGCTTTGGGAGACTTATTTGTATCTTGAACCTCCATTGATCCATGATGTCCAAATTCAACAGGATTCAGAACTTAAGTCTTCCAATACCAGCTTCGAAGACTGTTCAAGTTCTATCTCTGGTTTTAGTTTTCCTGATGAGGACAGTTTAGTTACATATGACGGACCTTTCTCGACCCTTGAAGTGGAAATTCCGCCTAGTATTGATAGTTTCATGTCTTCCCCTGAAAGCAATCTGACTGAAGATGATTTGGATAGTCCAGACTCAACTTTTGAAATGATCAAGAGTCTTATAGAATCTGTacttgatggtgatgatgatgattacgATGACGATTATTATAATTTTGATAAGGATAATTCCAGTATGGATGATATTATGTCAGAGCTGGTCCAGCATAGAGCTAGAGTTGCTAAACTAAACCTTTCTTACCCGCAGTTGAATCTAGGAAGGGGTCTGTTCTCTGTGTCTTCCCACTCTTGCCTATGCGGCAAAATTTGTCACAGTGATCATGAGCTAAGAAGGTTTGGTCTTGGAGCTGGTGAATCAATGTTTCAACAGGGTATAATGCCATCACTTGAGGTGCCTTCATGGAAGGAGAAAACAAATCTAATGCAGAATTGTTTTGAATATCAGCATCCAGGCTATGACTGTTCTGTAAAGGGAACTCCTG ATTCTCTTGGTGATGGCAATGGAGTAATTGGCAGCTTCGAAGACAGGAAACTGGGAGCAAGTCAGTTCATGGGAGGTTTCTACTAG
- the LOC131627563 gene encoding uncharacterized protein LOC131627563 gives MKETSDKASINCQRKFPEGISSCQQYLSSPNYRLVGKGKVHNTLGDLLHHRPLPDGHLKVSVDVVLDHDAVLPAPDMVSETTFLRDAIGSFVAWPSELIFIGDETTPTKPAIKGKGILQEDESVASLKEVHLKC, from the exons atgaaagaaactagtgataaagctagtatcaactgtcaaagaaaatttcccgag ggcatttcatcttgccaacaatacttatcgtcaccgaattatcgcctagttggcaagggaaaagtgcacaacactttgggagatttacttcaccatagaccgctcccagatggacacctgaaagtatcagttgatgttgtattagatcatgatgcggtgctaccggcacctgacatggtctcagagacaacatttctgcgagatgcaatagggtcatttgttgcatggccctcggagctcattttcattggtgatgag Actactcctacaaaacccgcaattaagggtaaagggattttgcaggaggacgagtctgttgcatcactaaaagaggtacatttaaagtgttaa